The DNA sequence CATCACTTCATTATAGGCAGTCAAAGTCAGGTCATTGTCCTGAATAGCTTCCACCATGGCCGCACCAGCCTGTTCATGCAGACGCTGGGAAGCCTCCTGATCAGTCACTTCGGCCAAGGAATCTTGAAGCTCCACACGAATCTCGAAAATTTCCGCATACGCCGCGGCGACTTTTTCCAGTTGTTCATCGCTGAACTCCTGGCTCATTTCGGACTGCTGCGTCGTTGTTTGTGCCGGCTGGCTTTCTTGGTTGTCCTGGGCATTGACATTGAAACCAAGAGTCAAGGCGAGCAGAACGATCAGCCCGAAACCAGACATGATGGAAATGAACTTTTGCATGATAATCTTCCTCCATGGAAATAGGTCAGGTGTGCTATTTCAAGTGTAGGACTCAGAGACTGAGCGTCAAGCGAGGGAATGGGGAAGTTGTCGGAAAATCCTGAGGGAGTTTCTTGATTGCGCGACTTGCCAATCTTCGGTTCGATCTTATCTGGGCATTCACAGCGCATTATGAGAGAATGGGGAGCGATATGAAACCCAAACCACGATAGGAGCAAGTTCAATGCCCACTTTTGTAAATCCCGATAAATGTGATGGCTGCAAGGGCGGCGAAAAGACCGCCTGCATGTATATATGCCCAAACGATCTGATGATTCTGGACGCGCAGGAAATGAAAGCGTTTAATCAAGAGCCGGATGCCTGCTGGGAGTGCTATTCATGTGTCAAAATTTGCCCCCAGGGCGCCATTGAAGCCCGACCCTACGCAGATTTCGCGCCCATGGGAGGTACCAGCATTCCGTTGCGCAGCGGCGACGCCATCATGTGGACCATCAAGTTCCGCAATGGAAACATTAAGCGCTTTAAGTTCCCCATCCGGACGACGGCTGAAGGCTCCATCAAACCGTATGAAGGCAAGCCGGAACCAGGTGATCTGGAAAATGAGTTGCTTTTCACCGAAAGTGAATTGAAAAAGCCTCTCGAGATCCTGGAAGGTAAAGGGAAGAAGTTCGAGTTCCAGCAGTCGGATTACACCCAGTGCTGGCTGGAGCCGACCTGTGAAGGCGGCAACAGATAAATTCGGTTGTCGCACTGCCAAGATTATTGTACTTTGAGAAATCGAAGCAAAGACCATTAATTTCAAACGGGGTCCGGAGAACTATGGTTCTGGATCGACCTCGGATTCATCAACGAGAAGAGTGCAAGGAGAGCAAGAAATGGCTGAACAACGTTGTTGTCCGCATTGCGGAGTAGCTTTGACGCCGACTATCGGTCCACCGGATTCCGGTTGGGGTGATCTGTTGGTTTGTGAAAATAATGAATGCGTGGTTTTCAGCGGATCCAAGACGGACATCCGCTACAAACCCAGTGATTCGCCCCTGGGATGCCGCTATGCAGAGGATGTGGATGGCGGTTACAAGTCCTTCAACATGCTGGCTTTCCGCGGCATGTAGTTCGAACTGATCATGCGCTGGAACTCCCCGGGAACATTGTTCTTGGGGAGTTTTTTTTGTATCGTCAGTTCATGGAACATAACCCCTCCACCCCCTGGCTGGAATGGTCCCGGGAGATTCAGGCCCTGAGTCAGACCGGGCTGGCCTTTGCCCAGACCCATTACGAACGCGTCCGCTACCACCGCCTGCTGGAACTGGCTTCGGAAATGGTTGCCAGCCGAACCTGCTTGAATCCTGATGAAATTTTACGCACCTTCCAGGTGCAGCCGGGATATGCCACCGTCAAGGTGGATGTGCGCGGCGCCGTGGTTCGCGAGGACAGGATTCTGCTTGTGCGCGAGCGGGCTGACGGTCGCTGGGCCATGCCCGGGGGATGGGCCGACGTGGGTGAATACCCGTCTGTGATGATCGCCCGGGAGATCCAGGAGGAAAGCGGTTACGAAGCCAAACCGTTCCGGGTTGTCGGGGTGTACGACGCCAACCGAGCCGGTCGGCCCATGGAATTCTTCCATGCCTATAAGGTGATATTTCTCTGTGAACTGATCGGAGGTGCTGCGGCAAGCAGCGACGAAACATCGGAGGTCGGCTTCTTCCCCTTTGACGACCTGCCCCCGCTTTCGGAGCACCGGACCAACCAGACGCACCTGCTGGAGGTCCGCCGGCACCTTGACGATCCGACCCGCCCCGCGGCCTTTGATTGATTAAGCGTTGTGCGCAATGCGCTGTATTTACAATCGGTGTGGAGCAACCACGGATATGATTTTACGTATGATCTGGGCGGCAGGAGGGCTGTCCTGCCTGCTGCTGGCTTTGACGCTACTCGGTACGGTGGGATGTTCGGGTAAGAATCCCCACTACGACCCCGCAAAGCCCCATCACACATCCTCCGGGTTCCAGAACAACTATCCTCATGGCTGGCCCAGTCGTTGGGATTTCTGGAGCTGGGCCATTCAGCGCCGCCTGGACGGGTTGCCCATGGAACCGACCCTGGAATTGGCCACAGTGGAGGCGGATGTGGCGTTTGTTCAGGGGAACCGTTCCGAAACCGCCGCCACCTGGATCGGTCACGCCACGGTGCTGATGCAGATGGGCGGCCTGAACATCCTCACTGATCCGCATTTTTCCGAAAGGGCCTCACCCGTGCAGTGGGCCGGTCCCCAGCGATGGCAGCCGCCGGGGCTCAACCTGGCGGAGTTGCCGCGCATCGACCTGGTGCTCATCTCGCATAATCACTACGACCACCTTGATCTGGCTTCGGTTCGCGCCCTGGCTGCCCAGGAGGGCGGTTCGCCTCTGTTCATGGTCCCCTTGGGATTGAAGGAATGGTTCTATCGGAATGTGCCGGACGTCAGAGGCCGGGTTGCGGACCTGGACTGGTGGGACCGCCGGTACATCCGCAAGGATGCGTCCGGACAAGCCGAACTCGGGGAATCACCCGCCGTCGGCATCGTCCATTTCGTTCCGGCCCAGCATTGGTCGCAACGCACCCTCTGGGACAGAAATCGGACCTTGTGGGGAGGCTGGGTGGTGGAGCAACCGGATTTCGTCTTCTATTTTGCCGGGGATATGGGATATTCCCAGGATGCTATAGATATCGGCGAACGTTTCGGAGGCTTTGATCTCGCGGCCATTCCCGTGGGCGCTTATGAACCGCGCTGGTTCATGCACAACCAGCACGTCAATCCGGATGAAGCCGTGCAGGTGCACAAGGACGTCTTGGCGCGCCATTCCCTGGGCATCCATTGGGGCACCTTCAACGGGATTACGGATGAACCTCTGGATCAACCCATAACCGATCTGGCCGTGGCTCTGGAAAAGCACGGGCTGACGGAAACGGACTTTTTCCTGTTGCGCCATGGGGAAACACGGCGATTTGAATGATCAGGAGAGGCAGCAACGTGATCAGTTTGAAGACGAAAGCCGCTTTCCCACCGGTGCGACATAGATCGCAAATTCTTCTTCACCATCAAGCCCGATGAGTTTGTCCATCTCCTCCTGGTCGTAGGCGGCCACCGCGCAGGTGCCTGCATCGATGGATTCACAGGCCAGATAGAGATTCTGACAGACATGGCCTACGTCCATGAGGATCACCCGGTGCGCGGTCAAGCCGTAACGCCATTCCATGCGATAGGGGATGCAGGCCCAGACAAAGGTGGCCGCGGCATGGCCGACGAACTGCTGGCCATAGGCCGCCCGGCTCAAGGAGCGTTCCATATCCGCAATCTCCTGAACAAGGACGATTTCGTGTTCCACGGGCAGGTAACGGTACAGCGCCGGCGGAACTCGTTCCACGTCACGGATAAAGATATAGGTTTCAAAACTGTGCCTGGCGCCCGCGGAAGGAACATTGCGCAAGGCCGTGCCCCGGCCAATCATCTGGCGGATCCCCTGGGTAGCCCAAAGCAAAAAGGACAGCTCCTCTAGACTCAGCTCCGAACCGGAAAAGTTGCGGCGGCTTTTGCGCCGGGCAATGGCTTCGATCAGCTGCATGCTGCCCAGATCGGAAGGCCACTCCTTCGGCCCGGGCAGCGAGATGCGAGTCGCTTCCGGATCAGCCGGTTTTTGCAGCGGTGGGGCCGGAATCCCTTTGTTCTGATCGGTTTGTGAAAAGTCGGCCTGCTTGCGCAGCACATCGGTCAGGAAAAGGCGGTGGGCGCGTAACCTGTCGTCAATCATTGATTTCCTCTTCAACCGGTTTTTCCTCCAGTGCAAAGAACTGCTTGAGCATCAACCAAAGCCGTTCTTCCAACTCCTCCAGTCCTTTGGCCTGCAGGGCGGAGATCAGGAGCAGATCCTTGCCGTCGTGCTCGGCCCGTTCTCGCAGCATGGCCAGACGCTCTTCCGGCCAAAGGTCGATCTTGTTCACCACCCATAGCTGCTGTTTTTGCCCCAGAGCCGGATCAAAGCTGCCAAGCTCTTCGTTGAGCAGGGCGAAGCCGGCCCAGGGGTCGTCTTCCAGGGATACCTCCTCGACACTGAGCACGTGCAGCAGGAAACGGGTGCGTTCCACGTGCTTGAGGAATTTGTGCCCCAGGCCCCGGCCTTCATGGGCACCGCTGACCAGACCCGGAATGTCGGCCAGGATCAGTTTTTCGCCGTGTTCCCCCAGCATCACCCCCAGGTTGGGGCTGAGCGTGGTGAAGGGATACGGGGCTATCTTGGGCCTTGCCGCGGAAAGCGCGGAAATCAGCGTGGATTTGCCGGCATTGGGCAGGCCGATGATGCCCACGTCGGCCAGGATCTTCAGCTCCAGGCGAATCCGCTTCTCTTCGCCCTCTTCGCCGGGCTGGGCAAAGCGCGGCGTGCGCATGGTGGCGGACTTGAAATGAGTGTTGCCCTTGCCGCCGCGGCCGCCCTTGACCAGATGCACGGTCTGGCCTTCGACGGCCAGATCCGCAAGCAGTTGTTTTACGCCGTCCTCGTCCACTTCATAGAGCTGGGTTCCCAAGGGAACGTCGACGACCAGATCATCGGCTTTGGCACCCGTCTTTTCCCGGCCGGAGCCGGGTTGCCCGTTGCGGGCTTCATAAAGCCGCTTCAGGCGGAAGTCGTAGAGGGACAACAACTTGGAGTTCCCCCGAAAGATCACGTCTCCGCCCTTGCCTCCGTCGCCGCCGTCCGGCCCGCCTTTCGCGATATATTTTTCCCGGCGAAAAGAAACGCATCCGTGACCGCCGTGGCCGGAGCGAACAGTTATTTCAGCTTCGTCTACAAATCTCATGGTGTTTCCGTGTTGGGCCTTATGCTTGGTTGACGTGTTTTCATGTGGAAGGGGATAAGGGCAGTTGGGCGATGCAGGTTGATCGTGGCAGCCTGTTGTCGGCGACATGGTTGCGTGTCTAGAAGTCAGTGACCGCGAGCCGACATGATCTCCCGCAGATCCAGGGGATCGCCCCGGGACGGATCACGGACGAGTGTCAGGGCGTCCTTGGAGCATTTGCCGACGCAGACGCCGCAGCCCATGCACTGCAAGGCGTCCAGAACATATGTTTCACCGAGCCGGTGAATGGCCTGGAACTGGCAGTTCCTGGCGCAGAGGCCGCACTGAATGCACCGGTCCTCGTCTTTGATGCAGACATACCCGGAGGAGGCCAGCATGGGCGTCCCGTTGCGCTGGGCGCTCATGGCTCCGCAGCAGCAGGCGCAGCAGTTGCAAATGGCGTAGAAACGGCCGAGCATGACATCCTTGAAAAAAGCATGGTGAACATGGCCCCGTTCATGTTCAGCCTGGAGAATGTCCTGGGCCTCTTCCCGGCTGACCCAGCGGGCCTTGTCCGGGTGGTGTTCGGCAATGAATCCCGCAAAGGGTTCGCCGACAATCAGGCAGACATCCAGGGGCAGGCACGGTTTTGCGCTGGAACCGCGGCACGGGCACTGCAGGGCCACAATCCGATCCGGATGCTGCAAGACAATGTCCCTGGCCGTGGCATAGGGAATGATCTGCTCCAAGTCGCCGAGATCAATGTCCCGATTAACCGTGACCAGCTGCCTGGCGTGCTCCAGGTGGAGCACCTTGCCGTGGTACGTGTCGGCAAAGTTGATCTTGCGGCTTTGCTTCTCCGGAAGAGACGTGGTTTTTGATTTCCGGAACAGGGCCGCCAGAGGCTTGAGAACCCGAACCGCGGAATGTCGCCCGGTGCCTATGGAAATGTACAGCTCCGGCCAGCGGGCATACACGTAGCCATGCAGCCAGTTCCACGGGGAGTAGTTGGGCCTGGCCGTGAACTGCTCGTGAAAAGAACGGGTTGAAGGCTTAGTGAGCAATCGGGAAAGCAGTTTGGATATGGCCATGGAGAGTTCAGGCGGCGTCCTTGGTTCCGGTATATGTGAATGCGTCGACGTGCATTTTGTAAAATCGGCCCATGTCCGTGGCGATGGATCTGCCGCAGGGGCAGAACAGCATGCCGTCACGCTCCATGATGTCAAACCGTTTGCTGATCCGGGATTTGTGGCACCGCAGAACCTTTCCGGGACCAATTTTCTTGTATTTCCAAAGTTTGCATTTGCAGCCGGAACATTTGATCGTCAACACGCTGATTCGATCCTGGCGCAGGCCGGTGACAGGGTCGTTTTGGCGGCAGAGAGTCAGGGATTGTCGGAATCCTCGGGTTCAAAGGAAACTTCGACCACCAGAGAGCCCTCGTCCGTTGTGAAGGGTATGGCCAGAATGGGTGAGGAGGTGATGTGGCTGATCTTGTGCCCTTTTCCGATAATCACGGTGGGGGTGGAGGCTTTCAGTTTCATTCCCTGCTTGACCAGATCCTGCCTGGCCTGTCCGGCGATCATGTTTGTCAATTCTCCCACGGCGTCAGCTATGTCGTCATTGATGGTCGAGTAGCTTTCAGCCAGCATATTGTTGACAATTTTAAGTATGACCGGTTCATCCAGGGTCAAGGACATGACTCCGTCCGCGGAACCGGAAAAGCCGAGGGAGCCGGTGACGTCGCCGATGGCTGAGCGACTCCGGTTGATGTACGGTTTGCCGGGGTTGACCTTGACCGAGGCCATCATGCCCAGGACGCCGACCACGGCGTCCAGAAACGGATTGATGAAAGAGACGTCGTAGCGCAGAACCATAAATGTGGGGAGAAAGGGCGGTTAGAGCAGAGCAGCCGTGATCTCATCGAAGTGCCGATCGTGCAGTTTCATCAGCGAGGAGAGAGCGTGCGGGTCAAGTCCGAGCAGTTGCCAGTCTTCCCGACTCATTCCGGGCAGGGAGTAGAGTCCGCCGGATGAGATTTCAGCGACATTGGCCATGATGTCGGCGAGTTGGACCACGACTGCGCCTTTGCGGTCCACCGCAAGCTCAGGATGGTGATGATGAGCTATAAGGTCTTTCAAGGCGGAAGGAAAATCCCATTCCTCCAGAAGAAGCCTGCCCACGTCGGCATGATTATATTCCAGGATCGTATTCTCCGCTTCCACCAGGGGCACCATGTCCGTCCGGGCGAGAAGCAGGGCTTCCACGGAGGCGTAGGCCATGTTCTTAAAAATAATCAGACGTCCCACATCATGGAGGAGACCAGCTGTAAAGTATCGCTCTGCAGGCAATCCGAGCTTCATGGCGATCAAATTCGCGAAAACGGCGCACCGCAGGGAGTGCCGCCAGAACGTTCGCATGTCCATAAGTTCTGGCGGTATATTCTTGAAGTAGTTGATCGTTGAAATCCCCAAGGCGAGGAAGGAGACTTCATGGACGCCGAGAAGAGATACTGCCCGTGATACGGAATCG is a window from the Desulfonatronum thiosulfatophilum genome containing:
- a CDS encoding DUF4168 domain-containing protein, producing MQKFISIMSGFGLIVLLALTLGFNVNAQDNQESQPAQTTTQQSEMSQEFSDEQLEKVAAAYAEIFEIRVELQDSLAEVTDQEASQRLHEQAGAAMVEAIQDNDLTLTAYNEVMEAVQTDLELRERLIAKLQEIQ
- the aprB gene encoding adenylyl-sulfate reductase subunit beta; protein product: MPTFVNPDKCDGCKGGEKTACMYICPNDLMILDAQEMKAFNQEPDACWECYSCVKICPQGAIEARPYADFAPMGGTSIPLRSGDAIMWTIKFRNGNIKRFKFPIRTTAEGSIKPYEGKPEPGDLENELLFTESELKKPLEILEGKGKKFEFQQSDYTQCWLEPTCEGGNR
- a CDS encoding NUDIX hydrolase, with the protein product MYRQFMEHNPSTPWLEWSREIQALSQTGLAFAQTHYERVRYHRLLELASEMVASRTCLNPDEILRTFQVQPGYATVKVDVRGAVVREDRILLVRERADGRWAMPGGWADVGEYPSVMIAREIQEESGYEAKPFRVVGVYDANRAGRPMEFFHAYKVIFLCELIGGAAASSDETSEVGFFPFDDLPPLSEHRTNQTHLLEVRRHLDDPTRPAAFD
- a CDS encoding MBL fold metallo-hydrolase, with product MILRMIWAAGGLSCLLLALTLLGTVGCSGKNPHYDPAKPHHTSSGFQNNYPHGWPSRWDFWSWAIQRRLDGLPMEPTLELATVEADVAFVQGNRSETAATWIGHATVLMQMGGLNILTDPHFSERASPVQWAGPQRWQPPGLNLAELPRIDLVLISHNHYDHLDLASVRALAAQEGGSPLFMVPLGLKEWFYRNVPDVRGRVADLDWWDRRYIRKDASGQAELGESPAVGIVHFVPAQHWSQRTLWDRNRTLWGGWVVEQPDFVFYFAGDMGYSQDAIDIGERFGGFDLAAIPVGAYEPRWFMHNQHVNPDEAVQVHKDVLARHSLGIHWGTFNGITDEPLDQPITDLAVALEKHGLTETDFFLLRHGETRRFE
- a CDS encoding SagB/ThcOx family dehydrogenase, which encodes MIDDRLRAHRLFLTDVLRKQADFSQTDQNKGIPAPPLQKPADPEATRISLPGPKEWPSDLGSMQLIEAIARRKSRRNFSGSELSLEELSFLLWATQGIRQMIGRGTALRNVPSAGARHSFETYIFIRDVERVPPALYRYLPVEHEIVLVQEIADMERSLSRAAYGQQFVGHAAATFVWACIPYRMEWRYGLTAHRVILMDVGHVCQNLYLACESIDAGTCAVAAYDQEEMDKLIGLDGEEEFAIYVAPVGKRLSSSN
- the obgE gene encoding GTPase ObgE encodes the protein MSPTTGCHDQPASPNCPYPLPHENTSTKHKAQHGNTMRFVDEAEITVRSGHGGHGCVSFRREKYIAKGGPDGGDGGKGGDVIFRGNSKLLSLYDFRLKRLYEARNGQPGSGREKTGAKADDLVVDVPLGTQLYEVDEDGVKQLLADLAVEGQTVHLVKGGRGGKGNTHFKSATMRTPRFAQPGEEGEEKRIRLELKILADVGIIGLPNAGKSTLISALSAARPKIAPYPFTTLSPNLGVMLGEHGEKLILADIPGLVSGAHEGRGLGHKFLKHVERTRFLLHVLSVEEVSLEDDPWAGFALLNEELGSFDPALGQKQQLWVVNKIDLWPEERLAMLRERAEHDGKDLLLISALQAKGLEELEERLWLMLKQFFALEEKPVEEEIND
- a CDS encoding ATP-binding protein, with translation MAISKLLSRLLTKPSTRSFHEQFTARPNYSPWNWLHGYVYARWPELYISIGTGRHSAVRVLKPLAALFRKSKTTSLPEKQSRKINFADTYHGKVLHLEHARQLVTVNRDIDLGDLEQIIPYATARDIVLQHPDRIVALQCPCRGSSAKPCLPLDVCLIVGEPFAGFIAEHHPDKARWVSREEAQDILQAEHERGHVHHAFFKDVMLGRFYAICNCCACCCGAMSAQRNGTPMLASSGYVCIKDEDRCIQCGLCARNCQFQAIHRLGETYVLDALQCMGCGVCVGKCSKDALTLVRDPSRGDPLDLREIMSARGH
- a CDS encoding chemotaxis protein CheX, encoding MVLRYDVSFINPFLDAVVGVLGMMASVKVNPGKPYINRSRSAIGDVTGSLGFSGSADGVMSLTLDEPVILKIVNNMLAESYSTINDDIADAVGELTNMIAGQARQDLVKQGMKLKASTPTVIIGKGHKISHITSSPILAIPFTTDEGSLVVEVSFEPEDSDNP
- a CDS encoding HDOD domain-containing protein, yielding MIRVCTEYLLPGMILARKIPGVDGTTFLEAGVLLSDEQIQLLKEFGLSAVSVRLPVEMDFEAETARQAELHSRNFFVFVDPDHEAFKGLFHIAVERTARAISSGWEVPCESALRAKNMEHLSDLFIKDVGNAAEIVRHEVGLASFPDIYFKIREVLDNPKSSAHDIANVVNTDVGISAKLLKLVNSPLFGFSSTIDSVSRAVSLLGVHEVSFLALGISTINYFKNIPPELMDMRTFWRHSLRCAVFANLIAMKLGLPAERYFTAGLLHDVGRLIIFKNMAYASVEALLLARTDMVPLVEAENTILEYNHADVGRLLLEEWDFPSALKDLIAHHHHPELAVDRKGAVVVQLADIMANVAEISSGGLYSLPGMSREDWQLLGLDPHALSSLMKLHDRHFDEITAALL